The proteins below are encoded in one region of Candidatus Krumholzibacteriia bacterium:
- a CDS encoding class I SAM-dependent methyltransferase — translation MSFWPFPTNLRDELARAADLGPVVEAGAGDGRLSVHLRSLGWAVVSLDHDPRCDGLDVLADLRELPFASASVGVVVFGDVLRHLPSSDRARAAESCVHCLAPGGRVVVLEDTPVGRDPAEVNYREVLSLLADIVPGRGAARRIDRVSRELRAHLGDPVCRGDAENSTRVDDPLAPVRWLRTHHACDRDCRERLDAIADSIAEHGMRYGRYSFEVFATGAAA, via the coding sequence ATGTCGTTCTGGCCCTTCCCGACGAACCTTCGCGATGAGCTCGCCCGGGCTGCGGACCTCGGCCCCGTGGTCGAGGCCGGAGCGGGCGACGGTCGCCTGAGCGTGCACCTGCGCTCACTGGGCTGGGCGGTCGTCTCCCTGGATCACGATCCGCGCTGCGACGGTCTCGACGTCCTCGCCGACCTCCGCGAGCTCCCCTTCGCCTCGGCCTCGGTCGGGGTGGTCGTGTTCGGGGACGTGCTGCGCCATCTTCCTTCGTCCGATCGCGCGCGGGCGGCGGAGTCGTGCGTGCACTGTCTGGCCCCGGGGGGACGGGTGGTGGTGCTCGAGGACACACCCGTCGGACGCGATCCGGCCGAGGTGAACTACCGCGAGGTCCTGTCGCTGTTGGCCGACATCGTCCCCGGCCGCGGAGCCGCGCGCCGCATCGATCGGGTGAGCCGGGAGCTGCGCGCGCACCTGGGCGATCCCGTCTGCCGTGGCGACGCCGAGAATTCGACGCGGGTCGACGATCCCCTCGCCCCGGTGCGCTGGCTGCGCACGCACCACGCGTGCGATCGCGACTGCCGCGAACGGCTCGACGCCATCGCGGACTCGATCGCCGAACACGGAATGCGCTACGGTCGGTACTCCTTCGAGGTCTTCGCGACGGGAGCGGCAGCGTGA
- a CDS encoding MraY family glycosyltransferase: MELLPRLTLVVLATVVLTQLILPVARRAGLSWGLVDHPSWRRRQKCAVPCSGGLAVYGTGVVAAIGLFHWIGSPFPVGAMVALGLAGLGTIVLGALDDRFGLHAEKKLLGQVLVVSLPMAGGLTLEQVWLPGVGVVELGVMAGPLTLFWYLGFINSVNLIDGLDGLASGIVAIVAGTVMVAVHGVDPVGALWIGAFLGTVLGFLRDNLSRHRIFLGDAGSMLLGLWLAGLVLGLAERTPTAPGIAAFAMLVPVLDTATTILRRWRRGLSIFRPDAEHLHHRLLELGTSPFRATVCLWFVSLSAAATGALVLGAPSAGVLAVAAAAGAAIELAYSIQRDRHPGPARILGYLMGVHATLVPVDPGQRLAEVIEMEAYRRHRTEPDAAPAPRPATRAGGSEADDVASTESPSAPAAADDVVLALPDEPSR, translated from the coding sequence ATGGAGCTGCTCCCCCGACTCACTCTCGTGGTGCTGGCCACGGTGGTGCTCACGCAGCTGATCCTGCCCGTGGCGCGGCGCGCCGGGTTGTCCTGGGGTCTGGTGGATCATCCGAGCTGGCGCCGTCGGCAGAAGTGCGCGGTGCCGTGCAGCGGCGGACTGGCCGTCTACGGCACCGGAGTCGTGGCCGCGATCGGACTCTTCCACTGGATCGGTTCCCCCTTCCCCGTCGGCGCCATGGTGGCACTCGGTCTGGCCGGACTGGGAACCATCGTGCTCGGTGCCCTGGACGACCGCTTCGGCCTGCACGCCGAGAAAAAGCTCCTGGGGCAGGTGCTGGTCGTGTCGTTGCCCATGGCGGGTGGCCTGACGCTCGAACAGGTGTGGCTTCCGGGCGTCGGTGTGGTGGAGCTGGGCGTGATGGCCGGGCCGCTCACGCTGTTCTGGTACCTGGGGTTCATCAACTCGGTGAACCTGATCGACGGACTCGACGGACTGGCCTCGGGCATCGTGGCCATCGTGGCCGGTACGGTGATGGTGGCCGTGCACGGGGTCGATCCAGTGGGCGCCCTGTGGATCGGCGCCTTCCTCGGAACGGTCCTCGGTTTCCTGCGCGACAATCTCTCGCGCCACCGCATCTTCCTGGGCGACGCCGGGTCGATGTTGTTGGGTCTGTGGCTGGCGGGCCTGGTGCTCGGTCTGGCCGAACGCACGCCGACCGCGCCGGGCATCGCGGCCTTCGCCATGCTCGTGCCCGTTCTCGACACCGCGACCACCATCCTGCGACGCTGGCGTCGCGGGCTGAGCATCTTCCGTCCCGACGCCGAGCACCTGCACCACCGGTTGTTGGAGCTGGGCACCTCGCCGTTCCGGGCCACGGTGTGCCTGTGGTTCGTGTCGCTGTCGGCGGCGGCCACGGGTGCGCTGGTGCTGGGGGCTCCGAGCGCCGGGGTCCTGGCCGTGGCGGCGGCGGCGGGCGCGGCGATCGAACTCGCCTACTCGATCCAGCGCGATCGCCACCCGGGGCCGGCACGAATCCTGGGGTACCTGATGGGAGTCCATGCGACCCTGGTGCCCGTGGATCCGGGTCAGCGCCTGGCCGAGGTGATCGAGATGGAGGCCTACCGGAGACACCGGACCGAGCCCGATGCGGCCCCGGCTCCGCGTCCCGCCACGAGGGCCGGTGGATCGGAAGCCGACGACGTGGCGTCGACGGAATCCCCCTCGGCCCCGGCGGCAGCCGACGATGTCGTTCTGGCCCTTCCCGACGAACCTTCGCGATGA